Proteins encoded together in one Orrella marina window:
- a CDS encoding NADH:flavin oxidoreductase/NADH oxidase: MSAIKLFEPCTIGSVTLKNRIVVAPMCQYSAHEGFANDWHLVHLGRMALGGAGMVMVEATAVVPEGRISHGDLGLWSDEQVDGLARVARFIKEQGSVAAIQLAHAGRKASMQRPWKGHGPLTDSDLAQGDLPWEVMGPSPIPVAEGWLMPREMSLDDMDRIRQAWCAAAVRSLSAGFDVIEVHAAHGYLLHSFLSPVSNQRTDDYGGDLTGRSRFPLEVIKAVRAVWPADKPFFVRVSSVDGVQGGLQIEDVIEFARELKKLGVDVVDCSSGGLSESATATSTPRGLGFQVPYSERIRHEADVMTMAVGLILYPEQAESVLENGQADFIAIGRELMFNPNWPVHAQLALSREQAYDDWPTQAGWWLERRARTLSKLKASSQVPHVGT, translated from the coding sequence ATGTCTGCAATCAAGCTGTTTGAACCGTGCACGATCGGTTCTGTCACGCTCAAAAACAGAATCGTGGTGGCACCTATGTGTCAGTACTCGGCTCATGAGGGTTTTGCGAACGACTGGCACCTGGTCCATCTGGGCAGGATGGCGCTGGGAGGTGCCGGGATGGTGATGGTCGAAGCAACTGCCGTCGTGCCTGAGGGACGCATCAGCCACGGAGATCTTGGTCTGTGGTCTGACGAACAGGTTGACGGGCTGGCCCGGGTAGCCAGGTTCATCAAGGAACAAGGATCCGTCGCTGCGATCCAGCTGGCTCACGCAGGTCGCAAGGCGAGCATGCAGCGACCCTGGAAGGGGCATGGTCCTCTAACTGACTCCGACCTGGCGCAGGGTGATCTGCCTTGGGAAGTCATGGGTCCGAGCCCGATACCCGTTGCAGAGGGATGGCTGATGCCCAGAGAAATGTCTCTCGACGACATGGACCGGATTCGCCAGGCTTGGTGTGCAGCAGCTGTTCGTTCTCTGAGCGCCGGATTTGATGTCATTGAGGTACATGCGGCACACGGATATCTGTTGCATTCGTTTCTTTCTCCTGTCAGCAATCAGCGAACGGATGACTATGGAGGGGACCTGACAGGGCGTAGCCGCTTCCCCTTGGAAGTGATCAAGGCCGTGCGGGCAGTCTGGCCTGCTGACAAGCCTTTTTTTGTGCGGGTTTCAAGTGTTGATGGCGTGCAGGGTGGACTGCAGATTGAGGATGTTATCGAATTTGCCCGGGAGCTCAAGAAGCTTGGTGTCGATGTCGTCGACTGCTCTTCGGGCGGACTATCCGAGTCTGCAACGGCAACCTCGACGCCGCGTGGTCTGGGATTTCAGGTCCCTTATTCCGAGCGCATCCGGCATGAGGCAGATGTGATGACGATGGCCGTGGGTCTCATACTCTACCCGGAGCAGGCTGAATCGGTACTGGAGAATGGGCAGGCAGATTTCATTGCAATCGGCCGTGAGCTCATGTTCAACCCGAACTGGCCTGTTCATGCCCAGCTCGCGCTGAGTCGGGAACAGGCATACGACGACTGGCCGACACAGGCAGGCTGGTGGCTGGAACGACGAGCACGGACCTTGTCAAAGCTGAAGGCCTCGAGCCAGGTGCCGCATGTTGGCACCTGA
- a CDS encoding molybdopterin-dependent oxidoreductase, whose translation MARFTSTHWGVYEVLGDADDPVLGPFRRDPDPSPIGLSMLEASTRLRVEQPCVRKSWIEQGIGASPHLRGVDPFVQVDWDYALDLAAQALSRTISQHGKQAIFGGSYGWSSAGRFHHAQSQIHRFLNAAGGYVRHVDSYSLGAARVLMPHIVAPMDDLMARHTSWDVMSEHTELFVAFGGVPAKNAQVNPGGASEHLVSGGLANMARAGVRFVNISPMRANLETGKAFEWIKIRPNTDTAMMLGLAFCIHAAGRHDKDFLQRYCTGFERFETYLLGNQDGQPKDPRWASAICGVPATVIEDLATRMANSRTMINVSWAIQRAHRGEQPYWMVVTLAAMLGQIGLPGGGFGVGYGAMNMMGMANPKFGGPTLPQGQSNVREFIPVARITDLLEKPGESFQYNGSTHTYPKIELIYWAGGNPFHHHQDLRRLIGAWKKVPSVLVNEQFWTPNAKLADIVFPATTTLERDDIGFSSVDRYMIAMRKVIEPCGQARDDFDIFRALARRLGCEQIFTEGRDASQWIRFLYEDSIVRAKAANVTLPSFETFWEQGLVDLAKPGQYNIMLEDFRKDPDVNRLNTPSGKLEIFSERIASFGYEDCPGHAVWLEPVEWLGSETARRWPLHLVSDQPKAKLHSQLDHSKLSQATKLNGRERLEINPVDAIARGLETGDTVWVMNERGKCLATAVVTDELAESVVKLSTGAWFDPDNWMSVEYDKHGNPNILTPDIGSSQLSQGCSAHTCLVDVQKFEGEPPDVTAYRLPDIIRQAMVAPG comes from the coding sequence TTGGCTCGCTTCACATCCACACACTGGGGCGTCTATGAAGTTCTGGGCGATGCTGATGATCCGGTTCTGGGGCCTTTCAGGCGTGATCCGGACCCTTCCCCGATCGGGCTTTCCATGCTGGAAGCCAGTACCCGTCTCAGGGTGGAGCAACCCTGTGTGCGCAAGAGCTGGATCGAGCAGGGGATAGGGGCCAGTCCCCATTTGCGTGGTGTTGACCCTTTTGTTCAGGTGGACTGGGACTATGCTCTGGATCTGGCTGCCCAGGCACTTTCCCGGACAATCAGCCAGCACGGCAAACAGGCGATCTTTGGTGGCTCTTACGGTTGGTCCAGCGCTGGGCGCTTTCACCATGCCCAGAGCCAGATTCACCGGTTTCTGAATGCAGCCGGTGGATATGTCCGGCACGTTGATTCCTACAGTCTCGGGGCTGCGCGAGTGCTGATGCCTCATATCGTTGCACCGATGGATGATCTGATGGCGCGTCACACCAGTTGGGATGTGATGAGCGAGCATACCGAACTGTTTGTTGCCTTCGGGGGTGTGCCAGCCAAGAATGCGCAAGTCAACCCCGGCGGGGCAAGTGAGCATCTGGTGAGTGGCGGGCTTGCCAACATGGCTCGAGCAGGAGTGAGGTTCGTCAATATCAGTCCGATGCGTGCGAACCTGGAAACCGGCAAAGCATTCGAGTGGATCAAAATTCGTCCCAACACAGACACTGCGATGATGCTCGGACTGGCTTTCTGTATTCACGCTGCCGGCCGGCATGACAAGGATTTTTTGCAACGGTACTGCACGGGGTTCGAGCGATTCGAAACGTATCTGCTTGGCAATCAGGATGGGCAGCCCAAGGATCCTCGCTGGGCAAGTGCGATCTGTGGCGTGCCGGCGACAGTGATTGAGGATCTGGCGACCCGGATGGCCAACTCACGCACTATGATCAATGTTTCCTGGGCGATTCAGCGGGCGCATCGAGGCGAGCAACCTTACTGGATGGTGGTCACGCTTGCTGCCATGCTGGGCCAGATCGGACTGCCCGGCGGCGGATTCGGAGTCGGGTATGGCGCGATGAACATGATGGGGATGGCCAACCCGAAGTTCGGAGGTCCAACACTGCCACAAGGGCAGTCCAACGTGCGCGAGTTTATCCCTGTTGCCAGAATCACGGACTTGCTGGAAAAGCCCGGAGAATCCTTTCAGTACAACGGTTCGACTCACACCTATCCGAAAATTGAACTGATTTACTGGGCGGGGGGCAATCCGTTTCACCATCACCAGGATCTGCGACGTTTGATCGGTGCCTGGAAAAAAGTCCCCAGTGTGCTGGTCAATGAGCAGTTCTGGACCCCTAACGCAAAGCTGGCCGACATTGTGTTTCCCGCGACGACGACGCTGGAACGTGATGACATCGGATTTTCTTCTGTCGACCGTTACATGATCGCAATGCGCAAAGTCATCGAGCCCTGCGGTCAGGCGAGAGATGATTTCGACATATTCCGGGCGCTTGCCCGGAGACTGGGCTGTGAGCAGATTTTCACTGAGGGTAGAGATGCTTCGCAGTGGATCAGGTTCCTCTACGAGGACAGTATCGTACGAGCCAAGGCTGCCAATGTGACTCTGCCATCGTTCGAAACCTTCTGGGAACAGGGACTAGTCGACCTGGCTAAACCTGGGCAATACAACATCATGCTGGAGGATTTCAGAAAAGACCCGGATGTCAACCGGCTCAACACTCCGTCCGGAAAACTAGAGATCTTCAGCGAGCGAATTGCCAGCTTTGGCTATGAAGATTGTCCGGGTCATGCGGTCTGGCTTGAACCTGTTGAATGGCTCGGCTCAGAAACAGCCAGACGCTGGCCACTGCACCTGGTGTCAGATCAGCCAAAGGCCAAATTGCACAGCCAGCTTGATCACAGCAAACTGAGTCAGGCAACCAAGCTTAACGGACGTGAGCGACTGGAGATCAATCCGGTAGATGCCATCGCCCGTGGGCTGGAGACGGGCGATACGGTCTGGGTCATGAACGAGCGAGGCAAGTGTCTGGCGACTGCTGTGGTGACTGACGAGCTTGCCGAGAGCGTGGTGAAGTTATCTACAGGCGCCTGGTTTGATCCAGACAACTGGATGTCGGTTGAATATGACAAGCATGGCAATCCCAATATCCTGACACCGGACATTGGCAGTTCTCAGCTTTCTCAGGGTTGCAGTGCACATACCTGCCTTGTGGATGTGCAGAAGTTTGAAGGTGAACCACCAGACGTAACGGCTTACAGGCTTCCTGACATTATCAGGCAGGCTATGGTAGCGCCAGGCTAG
- a CDS encoding HAD family hydrolase, which yields MSTIEMRSEIGLSPLFLREDVEGVVFDLDGTLIDSAADILGGIREAFLTAGFGQVPDDYFPDNLHGTSDGIMRDIMRDMGWPVPDDLSEIKAVYYDVYARRGHASTRLYPDVQTLLQVCRDTLPEVPMAICTNKVHRNAMAVTQILGITPYFSVISGADSWGQAKPSPVPLLETIREMGVSPEKCLYFGDTSVDAECAERAGVRFVLHESGYGDPALEGMSRFHAFRQWRELLST from the coding sequence ATGAGTACGATAGAGATGAGAAGCGAGATTGGGCTGAGTCCCCTGTTCCTCAGAGAGGATGTCGAGGGCGTCGTGTTTGATCTGGATGGTACGCTGATCGATAGCGCGGCCGATATTCTAGGCGGCATACGCGAAGCGTTCCTCACAGCAGGCTTCGGCCAGGTTCCTGACGATTACTTCCCTGACAATCTGCACGGTACCAGTGATGGCATCATGCGCGATATCATGCGCGACATGGGGTGGCCCGTGCCAGATGATCTGAGCGAAATCAAGGCGGTGTACTACGACGTCTATGCGCGCAGAGGGCATGCCAGCACCCGGCTATACCCGGATGTGCAGACGCTTTTGCAGGTCTGCCGCGACACCTTGCCTGAGGTGCCTATGGCGATCTGTACCAACAAGGTGCACCGCAATGCAATGGCAGTCACTCAGATTCTTGGGATCACACCGTATTTCTCCGTGATCAGTGGCGCCGATTCTTGGGGGCAGGCCAAGCCTTCACCTGTGCCTCTGCTTGAGACCATAAGGGAAATGGGTGTTTCACCTGAGAAGTGTCTGTACTTTGGAGATACGTCGGTGGACGCCGAGTGCGCCGAGCGTGCCGGCGTCAGATTCGTCCTGCACGAGTCTGGCTATGGTGATCCTGCGCTGGAGGGAATGAGCCGATTCCATGCGTTCCGGCAATGGCGTGAATTGCTCTCAACCTGA
- a CDS encoding ABC transporter ATP-binding protein — protein sequence MTTAVISHFVGHRKSWEEQSRPVGLTRAVAPEKTESSQEALLSIRDLRVSFDTGSHLVPVLHGVDLDLLRGETLGVVGESGCGKSVTWMAVMRLLGNRARISGQIRLEGEDISRFDERAMTRVRGNRIAMIFQDPSSSLNPVQTIGRQLTEAIRLHQGLRGDAARAEAVRLLERVNIPSARTRLSAWPHELSGGMNQRVMIAMALAGQPELLVADEPTTALDVTIQAQILDLLQDLQKETGMGLVLISHDLGVIAQVCDRVMVMYAGRVVEQAPATALFTQPRHPYTRGLMAALPDLDGPVSRLRAIAGTVPSPTALPKGCSFAPRCQARTTLCEESRPGLLLALPEGHVNDEHTVACWEARP from the coding sequence ATGACGACGGCGGTCATCAGCCATTTTGTGGGTCATCGAAAGTCGTGGGAAGAACAGTCCCGACCGGTCGGACTCACCAGAGCGGTTGCGCCTGAGAAGACAGAATCCAGCCAGGAGGCGCTTCTCTCCATTCGTGACCTCAGAGTATCGTTTGATACGGGATCCCACCTGGTTCCTGTGCTGCATGGCGTGGATCTTGATCTGCTTCGGGGTGAAACGCTCGGGGTGGTCGGTGAGTCAGGGTGTGGCAAGAGCGTGACCTGGATGGCAGTCATGCGACTGCTGGGCAACAGGGCAAGAATATCGGGGCAGATACGGCTGGAGGGCGAGGACATTTCCCGGTTCGACGAGAGGGCGATGACGCGTGTGCGCGGCAATCGAATCGCCATGATCTTTCAGGACCCTTCTTCCTCGCTCAACCCTGTGCAAACGATCGGTCGCCAGTTGACCGAGGCGATCCGACTGCATCAGGGGTTGCGTGGCGACGCTGCCCGGGCCGAGGCGGTTCGTCTGCTTGAGCGAGTCAACATTCCGAGTGCGCGGACACGACTCTCGGCCTGGCCTCATGAACTGTCAGGTGGTATGAATCAGCGGGTGATGATTGCTATGGCGCTGGCTGGGCAGCCAGAGTTGCTGGTGGCTGACGAGCCCACAACTGCGCTGGATGTCACCATCCAGGCCCAGATTCTGGATCTTCTGCAAGACCTTCAGAAAGAAACCGGAATGGGGTTGGTCCTCATTTCCCATGACCTGGGCGTGATTGCCCAGGTTTGTGACCGCGTGATGGTCATGTATGCGGGAAGGGTTGTAGAACAGGCTCCTGCGACAGCGCTATTTACGCAGCCTCGGCACCCTTACACCCGCGGACTGATGGCTGCTTTGCCTGATCTGGACGGGCCAGTTTCGCGGCTGCGGGCAATCGCCGGAACGGTTCCCTCGCCAACCGCACTGCCCAAGGGATGCAGTTTTGCGCCACGATGTCAGGCTCGCACCACATTGTGTGAAGAGTCCCGTCCGGGACTGTTGTTGGCACTGCCTGAGGGTCACGTCAATGATGAGCACACCGTGGCTTGCTGGGAGGCTCGGCCATGA
- a CDS encoding ABC transporter ATP-binding protein: protein MSAPLLDMRSLARHYRVRSGGLFATAQTLRAVSDVSLQVQPGQTLGLVGESGCGKSTTARMSLGLTSPTSGEVVFDGERIPMQRDRRWKALRQQMQMVYQDPLSVLDRRISAVQQVIEPLAVFSRGDAVERRDRACAVLQEVGLSESLWQRYPHELSGGQRQRVVLARALVLEPRLLVCDEPISALDVSIQAQVINLLLDSRARHGLTMLFISHDLKVVRQICDEVAVMYLGRIVEQGPPQQLFASPAHPYTEALVSAIPTIRRGKQHQRILLQGDPPNPVNIPSGCAFHPRCPVAQQQCRESAPALRERPDGRKFACLLR, encoded by the coding sequence ATGAGTGCGCCATTACTCGACATGCGCTCGCTCGCACGTCATTATCGGGTGCGATCCGGTGGTCTGTTCGCCACGGCGCAGACGTTGCGTGCGGTCTCCGATGTGTCCTTGCAGGTACAACCCGGACAGACGCTTGGTCTGGTCGGGGAGTCTGGCTGTGGCAAATCAACCACCGCCCGCATGAGTCTCGGATTAACTTCTCCCACGTCAGGTGAAGTGGTGTTCGACGGTGAGCGCATTCCGATGCAACGCGACCGGCGCTGGAAGGCGCTGCGCCAGCAGATGCAGATGGTCTATCAGGACCCTCTCAGCGTACTGGATCGCCGTATCAGTGCCGTGCAACAGGTGATCGAACCGCTGGCGGTTTTTTCTCGTGGTGATGCAGTAGAGCGGCGCGATAGAGCCTGCGCGGTCTTGCAGGAAGTCGGGTTGTCGGAGTCACTCTGGCAGCGATATCCCCATGAACTGTCGGGCGGTCAGCGTCAGCGGGTCGTGCTGGCCCGTGCTCTGGTGCTTGAGCCAAGGTTGCTGGTCTGTGACGAGCCCATTTCGGCGCTGGATGTCTCGATCCAGGCGCAAGTGATCAACCTGCTGCTCGACAGTCGGGCACGACACGGCTTGACGATGCTTTTTATCAGTCATGACCTCAAGGTTGTGCGTCAGATCTGCGACGAGGTGGCTGTCATGTATCTGGGTCGCATCGTTGAACAGGGCCCCCCCCAGCAACTGTTTGCGTCGCCTGCTCATCCCTACACTGAAGCGCTGGTGTCGGCCATTCCGACCATTCGGCGGGGCAAGCAGCACCAGCGGATTCTTTTGCAGGGCGACCCCCCAAATCCCGTCAACATCCCGTCCGGATGCGCATTTCACCCCCGGTGTCCGGTAGCGCAGCAGCAATGCCGTGAGTCTGCGCCGGCGCTGCGTGAAAGGCCTGACGGTCGCAAGTTCGCCTGCCTGCTTCGCTGA
- a CDS encoding DUF3617 domain-containing protein, producing MKHIVALSMLITSISIGTTATASESSMRPGQWEVTTQTEMVGVPMQIPATKDMSCITAEEINKPFMGEMDAGCTLEEIEKTANTHKWKLACTENGQKMTGTGTFTFSAESYSGVMEMSMTQDGQVMNMKTTLTGKRVGDC from the coding sequence ATGAAGCACATCGTCGCACTCTCCATGCTGATCACATCGATCTCTATCGGAACAACAGCAACAGCCAGCGAATCGAGTATGCGCCCAGGTCAATGGGAGGTCACAACCCAGACAGAAATGGTGGGGGTGCCAATGCAGATTCCCGCTACCAAAGACATGAGTTGCATCACAGCAGAGGAAATCAACAAGCCGTTCATGGGCGAGATGGATGCCGGGTGTACGCTAGAAGAAATCGAGAAAACTGCCAACACCCACAAATGGAAGCTTGCCTGTACCGAGAATGGCCAGAAGATGACCGGGACCGGCACCTTCACCTTCAGCGCAGAGAGTTATAGCGGCGTGATGGAGATGAGTATGACCCAGGATGGTCAGGTCATGAACATGAAAACCACGCTCACAGGCAAACGGGTCGGAGACTGTTAA
- a CDS encoding ABC transporter permease → MSYLLERSFRLLITLFLVLSFAFVILRLSGDPAQILLSPDAPAQAVEAFRKAWGLDVPVWQQYIGYFVNLFQGNFGVSMKDEMPAMQMALERVPATLMITIPALILQLLIGIPTGVYAALHHNSRIDRMLMGLSIAGHTCPSFVLALLLVLMFSVDLGWLPTGGYGTWQHALLPIFTLALGGAAILARFTRSAMVEVLGQPYVRTALAKGLSWRQVVFLHALPNAAIPTVTLVGMMVGGLIAGAVVVESVFSWPGEGRLLVDAVVSRDLSVVQAILLIVAASMVVANLIVDALYVILDPRLRTRHHGAKA, encoded by the coding sequence ATGTCTTATCTATTGGAACGTAGTTTCAGGTTACTCATCACGCTGTTTCTGGTGTTGAGCTTCGCCTTTGTAATCTTGCGTCTTTCAGGTGATCCCGCACAGATACTGCTGTCGCCCGATGCGCCTGCGCAAGCTGTCGAAGCCTTTCGCAAGGCCTGGGGGCTGGATGTTCCAGTCTGGCAGCAGTACATCGGGTATTTCGTCAACCTGTTTCAGGGCAACTTTGGCGTGTCTATGAAGGACGAGATGCCGGCCATGCAAATGGCACTTGAGCGGGTGCCTGCGACATTGATGATCACGATTCCAGCGCTGATCCTGCAGTTGCTGATCGGGATTCCGACGGGGGTGTATGCAGCGTTGCATCACAACTCGCGCATTGACCGGATGCTCATGGGGCTGTCGATTGCCGGACACACTTGTCCGAGTTTCGTGCTGGCATTGTTACTGGTCCTCATGTTCTCGGTTGACCTGGGTTGGCTTCCGACTGGTGGCTATGGCACCTGGCAACATGCCTTGCTGCCCATCTTCACGCTGGCATTGGGGGGCGCCGCCATTCTGGCTCGCTTTACCCGTTCGGCGATGGTCGAGGTGCTTGGGCAACCGTACGTCAGGACTGCCCTGGCCAAAGGGTTGTCATGGCGTCAAGTAGTGTTTCTACACGCCTTGCCTAACGCGGCTATCCCGACAGTCACGCTGGTTGGCATGATGGTGGGCGGCCTGATCGCCGGAGCAGTGGTCGTTGAAAGCGTGTTCTCCTGGCCCGGGGAAGGGCGCCTTCTCGTCGATGCTGTGGTGAGCAGGGATCTGTCAGTGGTTCAGGCCATCTTGTTGATCGTGGCTGCCAGCATGGTCGTGGCCAACCTGATCGTGGATGCGTTGTACGTCATTCTCGATCCCCGTCTGCGTACTCGTCACCATGGAGCAAAAGCATGA
- the pehA gene encoding phosphoric/sulfuric ester hydrolase PehA, which translates to MQQKKNVLLIVVDQWRGDTLPMLGHPIRTPNIARLAERGVTFANHYTQAVPCAPGRASLLTGMYMMNHRAVQNTIPLDARHTNVAWEARKGGYEPALVGYTTTTPDPRETDENDPRFRVLGAEMDGWKLVGSWGLNRDAYFAWVASRWPAMPSNPDDIWMPKDPDTAGPGATSQPSVLPAELSDTAFFAERALEYLHGARDKPWFLHLGFYRPHPPFIAPEPWNSLYDPEDSPEPVRADTAEQEAAQHPLLDFYLKDIGRSKFFRHGKGLACDMSIQEVKQMRATYYGLMSEVDEQLGRVFDYLERTGQWDETLIIFTSDHAEQLGDHHLLGKLGFFDESYHIPMIVCDPRPEADSTRGTIVRDFTETIDTMPTILEWAGLPVPRTCDGYSLLPFVEQGRAPEGWRTEVHYEYDFRNIFYSKPESHLGTGMDDSSLAVIRDNHYKYVHFANAEPLFFDLTADPNQFNNVSRDPAYQRVMLTYAQKMLSWRMRYMDRTLTGYAASPDGLVKRA; encoded by the coding sequence ATGCAACAAAAGAAAAATGTGCTGCTGATCGTGGTGGATCAATGGCGGGGTGACACGCTCCCGATGCTGGGCCATCCAATCCGTACACCCAACATTGCTCGCCTTGCAGAGCGTGGCGTGACATTTGCCAATCACTACACCCAGGCAGTGCCATGTGCACCAGGCAGAGCCAGTCTGCTCACGGGTATGTACATGATGAATCACCGGGCCGTGCAAAACACGATCCCACTGGATGCCAGACACACCAATGTGGCGTGGGAGGCACGCAAAGGGGGGTACGAGCCTGCTCTGGTTGGTTACACCACGACTACACCGGATCCGCGTGAAACCGATGAGAACGATCCGCGCTTTCGTGTGCTTGGTGCCGAAATGGATGGCTGGAAGCTCGTCGGGTCCTGGGGGCTGAACAGAGACGCCTATTTTGCGTGGGTTGCCAGTAGATGGCCTGCCATGCCGTCCAATCCAGATGATATCTGGATGCCGAAGGACCCTGACACGGCCGGTCCGGGCGCGACATCACAACCGTCTGTTCTGCCGGCTGAGCTCTCTGATACGGCATTCTTTGCGGAACGCGCACTGGAATACCTGCATGGTGCCCGTGACAAACCCTGGTTCCTGCACCTGGGCTTCTACAGGCCTCACCCGCCGTTCATTGCACCGGAACCCTGGAACAGTCTTTACGATCCGGAGGACAGTCCGGAGCCTGTTCGCGCCGACACGGCCGAGCAAGAGGCTGCGCAGCATCCTTTGCTGGACTTCTACCTGAAGGATATCGGTCGTTCAAAATTTTTCCGCCATGGCAAAGGACTTGCCTGCGACATGTCGATTCAGGAGGTCAAGCAGATGCGCGCGACCTACTACGGATTGATGAGCGAGGTTGACGAGCAGCTCGGGCGGGTATTTGATTACCTGGAGCGGACCGGTCAATGGGACGAGACCCTGATCATCTTCACCAGTGATCACGCGGAGCAACTGGGTGATCATCATTTGCTAGGCAAGCTCGGATTCTTCGACGAAAGCTACCACATTCCGATGATCGTATGTGATCCGAGGCCGGAGGCAGACTCGACACGTGGCACGATTGTGCGTGATTTCACCGAAACTATCGATACCATGCCGACGATCCTGGAGTGGGCAGGACTTCCGGTTCCCCGTACATGCGATGGCTATTCCTTGCTGCCGTTTGTCGAGCAAGGTCGCGCGCCTGAGGGCTGGCGCACGGAGGTGCATTATGAGTACGATTTCCGGAACATCTTCTACTCCAAACCCGAGTCCCATCTGGGAACGGGTATGGATGATAGCTCGCTTGCCGTGATTCGGGACAACCATTACAAGTACGTGCACTTTGCCAACGCCGAGCCACTTTTCTTTGACCTGACGGCAGATCCGAACCAGTTCAACAACGTTTCCAGGGATCCTGCTTATCAGCGCGTCATGCTGACCTATGCACAAAAGATGCTGTCCTGGCGCATGCGTTACATGGACCGGACGCTGACGGGTTATGCTGCAAGTCCTGATGGATTGGTGAAGCGGGCATGA
- a CDS encoding ABC transporter permease, whose translation MSASSTSVREAADMSGPVRRFERSRSRLGAFFKRWPPLVLLCLGWLALMLFVALAADWLMPYGFTQIDLRSRLQPPVLFGGQWSHPLGTDELGRDVLSRGISAIQISLLIAFASTLISTVLGVFLGVLAAHFRGWVENLVLVLIDFQASMPFMIIALAVLAFFGNSLLLFIVLMGFYGWERAARIARSMTIAANEQGYAAAAHDLGATAWRVYGKHVLPNIASTIIVNITITFPGVILLESGLSFLGLGVQPPMASLGNMVGYGREYLQSAPWILLCPSLIIVLTTFSMSFVGDWLRDKLDPVLR comes from the coding sequence ATGAGTGCATCGTCCACTTCCGTCCGGGAAGCGGCGGATATGTCTGGTCCAGTCCGGCGTTTTGAGCGATCCCGTAGCAGGCTCGGTGCATTCTTCAAACGTTGGCCACCGCTGGTGCTACTTTGCCTTGGCTGGCTAGCGCTCATGTTATTTGTCGCACTTGCCGCTGACTGGCTCATGCCCTATGGGTTCACCCAGATTGATCTGCGGTCCCGTTTGCAGCCGCCGGTGCTGTTCGGCGGACAATGGAGTCACCCGCTGGGCACCGACGAGCTCGGCCGTGATGTTCTGTCCAGAGGGATTTCCGCAATCCAGATCAGTCTGCTGATCGCATTTGCCTCCACCCTGATCTCGACCGTGCTGGGCGTGTTTCTGGGGGTTCTGGCTGCGCACTTCAGGGGCTGGGTCGAGAACCTGGTTCTGGTGTTGATTGACTTTCAGGCATCAATGCCGTTCATGATCATCGCACTGGCGGTGCTGGCGTTCTTTGGAAACTCGCTTCTACTGTTTATCGTACTCATGGGGTTCTACGGGTGGGAGCGGGCAGCCCGAATCGCACGCAGCATGACAATTGCGGCCAACGAACAGGGCTACGCGGCAGCTGCTCATGATCTGGGTGCGACCGCCTGGCGTGTCTATGGAAAGCATGTTTTGCCGAACATTGCCAGTACGATCATTGTCAACATCACCATTACTTTTCCAGGCGTGATTCTCCTGGAGTCGGGCCTGTCATTTCTGGGACTAGGCGTGCAGCCGCCCATGGCCAGTCTGGGAAACATGGTTGGTTATGGCCGTGAATATTTGCAGTCAGCACCCTGGATTCTGCTCTGTCCGAGTCTGATCATCGTGTTGACGACCTTTTCCATGAGTTTTGTGGGTGACTGGCTTCGTGACAAGCTCGACCCGGTTTTACGTTAA